Proteins from a single region of Gasterosteus aculeatus chromosome 20, fGasAcu3.hap1.1, whole genome shotgun sequence:
- the med18 gene encoding mediator of RNA polymerase II transcription subunit 18: MEAPQVTVMPVTGGTINMMEYLLQGSVFDQALESLLHRLRGLCDNMEPETFTDHELVYLLKGQQGNPFILRARRSLSHPTSPWHLRYLGQPEVGDKSRHALVRNCVDVAASHSLPEFLNEMGFRMDHEFVANGHIFRKGAMKIVVSKLSRILVPGNTENTERLSLSFLVELSVLAPAGQDTMSEDMRSFAEQLKPLVHLEKIDPSKQRH; this comes from the exons ATGGAAGCCCCCCAAGTTACAGTGATGCCTGTCACCGGAGGAACCATCAATATGATGGAATATCTGCTGCAAG GCAGTGTGTTCGACCAGGCACTGGAAAGCCTCTTGCATCGCCTTCGAGGTCTGTGTGACAACATGGAACCGGAGACCTTCACCGATCACGAACTGGTTTATCTCCTGAAAGGCCAACAGGGGAACCCTTTCATTCTGCGCGCGCGGCGGTCCCTCTCCCACCCCACATCGCCATGGCACCTACGCTACCTCGGCCAACCTGAGGTGGGAGACAAGAGCCGCCACGCCCTGGTGCGCAACTGCGTTGACGTGGCCGCCTCTCACAGCCTGCCGGAGTTCCTCAATGAGATGGGCTTCCGCATGGACCACGAGTTTGTGGCTAACGGGCACATATTCCGCAAAGGCGCTATGAAAATAGTGGTCAGCAAGCTGTCGCGGATCCTGGTACCAGGGAACACGGAGAACACGGAACGTCTATCGCTTTCCTTCCTGGTGGAGCTGAGCGTGTTGGCGCCTGCCGGCCAGGACACGATGTCAGAGGACATGCGCAGCTTTGCCGAGCAGCTTAAACCTCTGGTCCACCTTGAGAAGATTGACCCCAGCAAACAGAGGCattga
- the LOC120810143 gene encoding uncharacterized protein LOC120810143 produces MRVLVRVLPRFIASLVSLSASRTMLKGLVFLFIVWNSSASRNPKTHLLFSLGCQAEIPCPHYQRDSSHFKWLHEKGKERSMLYFKDDKGIEHYQSFFRSRMKVLRNGSLIIDCFTEADEGLYWCEVCFQNNWWNDSLTVVTVNKETLKETNKTVNVIVGISLTETCPGDFVNLSWTFEAPANSGRGAEPDFVTHNKSLQIVNVKKAHAGRYICWRSGCDGNKQKLFTVHLCVLTGHNSEASSFSCAVTCDVEVKANSTMNVETGRGTISVPVDPDGSLNCTATTQRDAFNNSTDFPTELGYLFPVTYGASAGLTLLILMSIFICYRRKSRAAFPVDFCCRGSDAREEEEISVVYSSTVFRRPAKTNPLTDSVCVYSEIRVA; encoded by the exons ATGAGGGTGTTGGTGAGAGTGTTACCACGTTTCATCGCTTCACTTGTGTCTTTGAGTGCCTCACGCACAATGCTGAAAGGCcttgtttttctatttattgtTTGGAACTCATCGGCCTCCAGAAACC CCAAAACTCACCTTCTGTTCTCGCTGGGATGTCAGGCTGAGATTCCTTGTCCACATTACCAAAGGGATTCAAGCCATTTCAAATGGCTGCACGAGAAAGGTAAGGAAAGGAGCATGCTGTACTTTAAAGACGACAAAGGAATAGAGCATTATCAGAGCTTCTTCCGCTCCAGAATGAAGGTGCTACGTAATGGTTCCTTGATCATTGATTGTTTCACTGAGGCGGATGAGGGACTTTACTGGTGTGAAGTCTGTTTTCAGAACAATTGGTGGAATGATTCGCTCACTGTCGTCACTGTGAACAAAG aaaCTCTAAAAGAGACTAATAAGACAGTCAACGTTATTGTAGGAATCAGTTTAACTGAGACATGTCCCGGCGACTTTGTCAACTTAAGTTGGACATTTGAAGCACCCGCAAACTCCGGCCGAGGCGCGGAACCAGACTTCGTGACTCACAACAAGTCATTGCAAATTGTAAATGTCAAAAAAGCACATGCTGGGAGATATATCTGCTGGAGAAGTGGATGTGACGGAAACAAACAGAAGCTTTTCACCGTCCACTTGTGTGTACTAACAG GTCACAACAGTGAGGCCTCGTCTTTTTCCTGTGCGGTGACGTGTGACGTGGAAGTCAAAGCCAACAGCACAATGAACGTGGAGACAGGCAGAGGGACGATATCTGTGCCTGTAGATCCAGATGGGTCCTTGAACTGCACTGCAACAACTCAACGCGACGCTTTCAACAACTCAACAG atttccCCACGGAGCTCGGATATCTGTTCCCGGTGACTTATGGAGCGTCAGCAGGCCTCACATTGCTTATTTTAATGTCAATTTTCATTTGCTACAGAAGAAAATCACGAGCAG CGTTTCCTGTTGACTTTTGTTGCCGGGGCTCAGATGCCAGG gaggaagaggagatttCAGTGGTCTATTCATCAACTGTCTTTAGGAGACCTGCAAAGACCAATCCTTTGAcagacagtgtttgtgtgtacagtgAAATACGAGTAGCCTAA
- the cyp4t8 gene encoding cytochrome P450 4T8, with protein sequence MEPVGAPFHSGLLRHTPKRRNVPGCRAHLFRRLQGQAAASMESPAAFRVPNPGWPHTHPWVAVAALCLAAVAWKLAALLAQRRRALRSVESFPGPRAHWLFGNVREIKRDGTDLDRVVKWGEQHPYAFPLWFGPFVCYLNIHHPDYVKTVWTSSEPKDRLAYSFIEAWIGDGLLVSKGQKWFRHRRLLTPGFHYAVLKPYVNLVSASTTTMLDKWERYAKSNESFELFEHVSLMTLDSILKCAFSDDSGCQTKSGTNAYIKAVYELSYLVNLRFRTFPYHSDLLFYLSPHGFRFRKACKVAHGHTEEVIRKRKEALKEENRPDGIQAKRNKDFLDILLLARDENQQGLSDKDLRAEVDTFMFEGHDTTASGLSFILYSLACQPEHQRLCREEILRTLDGRDSFSWEDLGKIPYTTMCIKESLRLYPPVPGASRVTTKPMTFFDGRTLQAGCYVGTSVFGIHRNAAVWENPNVFDPLRFLPENVSKRSPHAFVPFSAGPRNCIGQTFAMNELKVATALTLKRYQLIEDPTQKPKLLAQLVLRSINGIHIRVKAADVQ encoded by the exons ATGGAGCCAGTCGGAGCACCTTTCCACTCCGGGCTGTTACGTCACACACCGAAGCGGCGTAACGTCCCTGGCTGCCGCGCGCATCTTTTCCGTCGTCTCCAAGGCCAAGCCGCCGCCAGCATGGAGTCCCCTGCCGCTTTCCGGGTGCCTAACCCGGGCTGGCCTCACACGCATCCCTGGGTCGCCGTGGCCGCGCTGTGTCTCGCCGCCGTCGCGTGGAAGCTGGCGGCGCTGCTCGCGCAGAGGAGGCGCGCGCTGCGCAGCGTGGAGTCCTTCCCGGGGCCCCGCGCGCACTGGCTCTTTGGAAACGTCAGGGAG ATTAAGCGAGATGGGACCGACCTGGACAGGGTTGTGAAGTGGGGGGAGCAACACCCGTATGCTTTCCCCCTTTGGTTTGGTCCCTTTGTTTGTTACCTCAACATCCACCATCCGGATTACGTCAAAACCGTTTGGACGTCGTCAG AGCCAAAAGACCGTCTCGCGTACAGCTTCATTGAGGCTTGGATTG GTGATGGGTTGTTGGTGTCAAAAGGTCAGAAGTGGTTTAGACACAGGAGACTCTTAACCCCGGGTTTCCATTATGCGGTTCTGAAGCCATACGTAAATCTGGTGTCCGCCTCTACTACGACTATGCTG GACAAATGGGAAAGATACGCCAAAAGCAATGAGTCCTTTGAGCTGTTCGAACACGTGAGCCTCATGACCCTGGACAGCATCCTGAAGTGCGCCTTCAGCGACGACAGCGGCTGCCAGACGAAGAG TGGAACGAACGCGTACATCAAAGCGGTGTACGAGCTCAGTTACCTCGTCAACCTGCGGTTCCGGACGTTTCCGTACCACAGCGACCTCCTTTTCTACCTCAGTCCGCATGGCTTCAGATTCCGAAAAGCATGCAAGGTGGCTCACGGCCACACCG aggaaGTCAtcagaaaaaggaaagaagccCTAAAGGAGGAGAATCGGCCGGACGGCATCCAAGCCAAGCGAAACAAGGACTTTCTGGATATCCTTCTATTAGCAAGA GATGAGAATCAACAGGGCCTGTCGGACAAAGATCTGCGAGCGGAGGTGGACACCTTCATGTTTGAGGGCCACGACACCACCGCCAGCGGCTTGTCTTTCATCCTCTACTCCCTGGCCTGCCAGCCGGAGCACCAGAGGCTCTGCAGGGAGGAGATCCTTCGAACCCTGGACGGCAGGGACTCCTTTTCTTG gGAGGATCTCGGTAAAATTCCATACACCACAATGTGCATAAAAGAATCCCTGCGCCTCTACCCTCCTGTGCCGGGAGCGTCCAGAGTCACCACCAAACCCATGACCTTTTTTGATGGAAGGACATTGCAAGcag GTTGTTATGTTGGAACAAGTGTGTTTGGGATTCACAGGAATGCAGCTGTCTGGGAAAACCCGAAT GTCTTCGACCCACTGCGCTTTCTCCCGGAGAATGTTTCCAAGAGGTCACCACATGCATTCGTGCCCTTCTCAGCTGGACCGAG AAACTGCATTGGCCAGACCTTCGCCATGAACGAGCTGAAAGTGGCGACAGCCCTGACGCTGAAGAGATACCAGCTGATCGAGGACCCCACTCAGAAACCCAAGCTGTTGGCTCAGCTGGTGCTTCGCTCGATCAATGGCATCCACATCAGGGTGAAAGCCGCGGACGTGCAGTAA
- the ppp1r8b gene encoding protein phosphatase 1, regulatory subunit 8b has product MATKISKESAPPFDCPSWAGKPPQGLHLDVMKGDKLMEKLIIDEKKYYLFGRNPDWCDFTIDHQSCSRVHAALVYHKHLKRLFLIDLNSTHGTYLGHIRLEAHKPQQVPIDSTVSFGASTRTYTIREKPQAQGTAGTGDSKTGEDEELKGLLGLPEEETELENLTEFNTAHNKRISLLTIEEGNLEIQRPKRKRRNSRVTFNEDDSIINPEDIDPSVGRFRNMVQTAVIPIKKRRSEGHNTLGLDDLTSKRIHSYSLGGGLYGDLPPTSHENQPTAPGGASMQGGLPLPFPNPAPEVDLAPEAPQPPVTLNPTPVTAPYLPETHNEPRKKKYAKEAWPGKKPTPSLLI; this is encoded by the exons ATGGCGACTAAAATAAGCAAAGAAAGTGCTCCTCCTTTTGATTGTCCGTCATG GGCAGGCAAGCCGCCTCAGGGTCTCCACCTGGACGTGATGAAGGGAGACAAGCTGATGGAG AAACTGATCATAGATGAAAAGAAGTACTACTTGTTCGGAAGGAACCCGGACTGGTGTGACTTCACCATTGACCATCAGTCGTGCTCACGTGTCCACGCCGCCCTGGTCTACCACAAACACCTGAAAAGGCTCTTTCTCATAGACCTCAACAGCA CCCACGGTACTTATCTGGGACACATCCGTCTGGAGGCACACAAGCCCCAGCAAGTTCCCATAGACTCCACGGTGTCTTTTGGAGCATCAACAAGGACCTACACAATCAGAGAAAAGCCCCAGGCGCAAGGGACCGCCGGCACAGGAGACAGTAAGACGGGAGAGGACGAGGAGCTGAAAGGACTGCTCGGGCTTccagaggaagagacagagctGGAG AACCTGACCGAGTTCaatacagctcacaacaagcgCATCTCCTTACTGACCATCGAGGAGGGTAATCTGGAGATCCAGAGGCCcaagaggaagcggaggaactcCAGGGTTACCTTCAATGAGGACGACTCCATTATTAACCCTG AGGATATCGACCCTTCGGTGGGACGGTTTAGAAACATGGTGCAGACGGCTGTAATCCCAATCAAG AAACGTAGATCCGAGGGTCACAACACGCTCGGCCTCGATGACCTGACTTCAAAGCGGATCCACAGCTACAGCCTGGGGGGGGGTCTCTATGGGGACTTGCCTCCCACCAGTCACGAGAACCAGCCAACAGCTCCGGGAGGGGCTTCCATGCAGGGAGGGCTTCCTCTGCCCTTCCCCAATCCGGCGCCAGAGGTGGACCTGGCCCCAGAGGCACCCCAGCCCCCTGTCACGCTCAACCCCACCCCGGTCACAGCCCCCTACCTACCAGAGACTCACAACGAGCCACGCAAAAAGAAGTATGCCAAAGAAGCTTGGCCGGGGAAGAAGCCCACCCCGTCACTACTCATCTAA